From the genome of Adlercreutzia equolifaciens DSM 19450:
TCTCGTTCAAACGGAGGAAAGGATGCACAAAGAGGAGCTCACCGACGGGCAGTCCCTGCGCGGGTTCGCGCTCGCCACCATCGCGTTTCTGGCCATTTTCGCCGCCACGGCGATCCCGATTCCCCTCTATGCCGACTACCAGGCCACCATCGGGCTCACCACGGCGGATATCTCCAACACGATGTTCACCTACCTCACCGGCGTGGCCTTGACGCTCTTGCTCGCCGGGCGCATCTCCGACGCCTTCGGGCGCACTCCCGTGACCAGCCTCACCCTCATGCTCGCCATCGTCGGCTGCATCATGTTCATGATGGCGGACAGCGGCGCGGCCGTGCTTGCCGCCCGCTTCGTCCAAGGGCTCTCGGCCGGTCTCGGCATGAGCGCCGTGTCGGCCCTGGTCATCGACTGCGTGGGGGAGAAGCACCTCGGCTGGGGATCCACTGTTGCCAGCTGCGGTGCCATGGTGGGCATCATGATCGGATCGGTGGCCGTGGGCGTCCTCTACGACGTCGTGCCGAGCATCGCCGTGCTCTACGGCATCATGATCGTCATTCTGGCCGTGTGCCTGTTCCTCATGCCCGTGGTGCACGAGCCCCTCGACCAGACGCTCTCGCTGCGCGCCGTCATGAGGGTGCGCGTCTACATCCCCACCGACAACCGGCGCCTGTTCGCCGTGGTGGCCGTGTGCTACCTGGCCACCTGGCTCGTCTCCTGCTTCTACCAGTCGTTCTCGGCGCCCATCGCCCAGCAGTGCTTCGGCGAGACCTCGCCTCTGGCCGGGTCGGTCATTCTGGCCCTCATCATGGCGCCGTCGCTTCTCGGCGGCCCCCTCGTGCAGCGCTTCGAGCCCAAGCGCACCCTCGTCGTCTCCATGGCGGCCGTGACGGCCACCACGGCGCTGATGGCGCTGTTCGTCCTCATGGGCGCCGAGCTTCTGTTCATGGCCGACTGCGCCCTGTTCAGCTTCGCCATGGGCGTGGCGGTGTCCGTGTCGCTGCGCCTTCTGCTTCTGCGCGTGAGCGTGCTGCGCGTCTCGGCCATCCTCGCCTCGGTGAACCTCGTGGCCTACGCCGGCTCGGCGATCACCGGCGTGATCTGCGGCATCCTTCTGGAGGCGACCTCCTTCGCCTTCGTGTTCGCCGCCATGGCCGCCGTGCTCGTCGCTGCCAGCCTGTTCGTGACGGTCTGCCTGCGGGCGCCCAGCGAGAAGAAGAAGGACGGCCGCCTCACGCTGTCCCGTTTCCGGAAGATGAAGGGCATGGGGGAGTCCTCGGCGCCCGAGCCCGCGACGGGGGAGGCCGCTCCCGAGGATGCCTCCGTCGCTGCCCCCGCGCTCATATAACCTGAGCGCTCATCTATGCAAAATCCGTGAACCCGAACAAAAGTTCCCTAAATTGCTAGCCAGCGGCCGCGCGAATCGCTAGAATACGCAGGCGAAACAAGAGAATTCGGCAACGGGCGGCCCGCGCGGCGCCCGTTGCTTCACGTCTGCGAAGGAAATCCAGCCAATGGCCAACGAGATCGTCATCAAAGGCGCCCGCGAGCACAACTTGAAGGACGTCGACCTGACTATTCCCCGCGACGAGCTGGTCGTCATCACGGGCCTTTCCGGCTCCGGCAAGTCCAGCCTCGCCTTCGACACCATGTACGCCGAGGGGCAGCGCCGCTATGTGGAGAGCCTCTCCAGCTATGCCCGCATGTTCCTGGGCCAGATGTCCAAGCCCGATGTGGACTCCATCGACGGCCTGTCGCCGGCGGTGTCCATCGATCAGAAGACCACGTCGAAAAACCCCCGCTCCACCGTGGGCACCACCACCGAGATCTACGACTACCTGCGCCTTCTGTTCGCGCGCGTGGGCGTGCCCCACTGCCCCGAGTGCGGCCGCGAGATCAAGAAGCAGACCACCGACCAGGTGACCGACGATATCCTGCGCCTCGGCGACGACGCCCAGGGCGAGTCGACGAAGGCCATCCTCATGGCCCCGGTGGTGGCCGGCCGCAAGGGCGAGTTCACGAAGCTCTTTGCCGATCTGCAGAAGGAGGGCTTCTCCCGCGTGCGCATCGACGGCGAGATCGTGAAGCTTTCCGGTGAGCCCGTCACCCTGAACAAGAAGATCAAGCACTTCATCGACGTGGTGGTCGACCGCGTCACGCTGAAGGAATCCGTCCAAAGCCGCATCGCCGAGGCCGTGGAGCTGGCCTGCAAGCTGGCGCAGGGCCGCGTGCTCGTGCAGGTGCTCGGGCCGGACGGGAAACCGCTCGGCGAGGCCGGGGGCACCTCCTCGGGCGCCACGGGCGGCCTCGGGGAGGGAGAGCATTTGTTCTCGCTGGCCCTCGCGTGCCCCGAGCACGGCCACTCCATGGACGAGCTGCAGCCCCGCGACTTCTCCTTCAACGCCCCCTACGGCGCCTGCCCCGACTGCCTCGGCATCGGCAGCCGCGACGAGGTGGATCCCTCGCTCGTGGTACCGGATCCGTCCCTCACGCTGAACGAGGGCGTCATCGCGCCGTTCAAGAGCGGCAACTACTACCCCCAGGTGCTGCGCGCCGTGGCCCAGCATGTGGGCACTGACGCCGACACCCCGTGGGAGGACATGCCGAAGAAGGCCCAGAAGGCGCTCTTGCATGGCCTCGGCAACGAGAAGGTGCGCGTTGACTACCGCACCGTGGACGGCCGCGACACTTACTGGTACATCGAGTGGGAGGGCGTGCTCGCCGCGGTGAAGCGCCGCTATACCGAGGCCCAGTCCGACGCCCAGCGCGAGAAGCTGTCGGCCTATTTCGCCACGGTGCCCTGCGAGACCTGCGGCGGCAAGCGCCTGAAGCCGGAGGTCCTCGCGGTCACGGTGAGCGACAAGTCCATCCACGACGTCACGGAGATGTCGGCGGCCGAGTCGCTGGCGTTCTTCGAGGGGCTGCACTTCACGGGCCAGGCGGCGGTCATCGCCCTGCCCATCGTGAAGGAGATCCGCGAGCGGCTGCGCTTCCTCGTGGACGTGGGCCTGGACTACCTCACGCTGGAGCGGGCCACGGCCACGCTCTCCGGCGGCGAGGCCCAGCGCATCCGGCTCGCCACCCAGATCGGCGCCGGGCTCATGGGCGTGCTCTACATTCTGGACGAGCCCTCCATCGGGCTTCACCAGCGCGACAACGAGCGGCTCATCGCCACGTTGGAGCGCCTGCGCGATCTGGGCAACACCGTCGTCGTGGTGGAGCACGACGAGGACACCATCCGGGCGGCCGACTTCGTGGTGGACATGGGCCCGGGCGCCGGCGAGCACGGAGGCCATGTCATCGCGGCGGGGACGCCGGCCGAGGTCATGGCCACGGAGGGCTCCGTCACGGCCGACTATCTGTCGGGGCGCCGCCGCATCGCGGTGCCGGAGGCTCGCCGCAAGCCGGGCCGCGGCACGCTGAAGATGACCGGCGCCAAGGAGAACAACCTGCAAAACGTCACGTTGGAGGTGCCCATCGGCACGCTCACCGTGGTCACGGGCGTCTCCGGGTCGGGAAAAAGCTCCCTTATCACCGACACGCTGGCGCCGGCGCTCGCCAACCGGTTGAACCATGCCCACCGCCGCACCGGGCCCTACCGCAAGATCACGGGCCTGGAGAAGCTCGACAAGGTCATCAACATCGACCAGAGCCCCATCGGGCGCACCCCGCGCTCGAACCCGGCCACCTACATCGGACTGTGGGACGACATCCGCGCGCTGTTCGCCAGCACGGCCGAGGCCAAGGCCCGCGGCTACGCGCCGGGGCGCTTCTCCTTCAACGTGAGCGGCGGCCGCTGCGAGGCCTGCAAGGGCGACGGCCAGATCAAGATCGAGATGCACTTCCTCCCCGACGTCTACGTGCCCTGCGAGGTCTGCAACGGCGAGCGCTACAACCGCGAGACGCTGCAGGTGACCTACCGCGGCAAGAACATCTCCGAGGTGCTCGACATGACCGTTGAGGACGCCCTGCACTTCTTCGAGAACATCCCGGGCATCAAGCGCAAGCTGCAGACGCTCTTCGACGTGGGCCTCGGCTACATCCGCCTGGGCCAGCCGGCGACCACGCTCTCCGGCGGCGAGGCCCAGCGCGTGAAGCTCGCCAGCGAGCTGCAGAAGCGCCAGTCCGGCAAAACGTTCTACATTCTGGACGAGCCCACCACGGGCCTGCACTTCGAGGACGTGCGCCAGCTTCTGGAGGTGCTGCAGCGCCTCGTGGACGCGGGCAACACCGTGCTCGTCATCGAGCACAACCTCGACGTCATCAAATGCGCCGACCATATCGTGGACTTGGGCCCCGAAGGCGGCGACCGCGGCGGCACCATCGTCGCCCAGGGCACGCCTGAGGAGGTGGCCGAGGTGGAGGGCTCCTACACCGGGCACTTCGTCAAGCGCATGCTGGAGGCCGACCGCCAACGGGCCTCCGCCAGCTAGGCGCCTTGGCCAGGGCCTTAACCGATCTTCATAGATGTGGAACCTCGTGCCCCGTCGCGCCTTCGCGGCGGGGCTTCGGTATAATTTTCCCCATGAAGAAGCGTACCCGCGAAAAAGTCGCCCTGCTCGTGTTCGCGCTGCTCGTCGTGCTCGGCGGCAGCGTGCTTCTGCGCTACTTCGAGACGGGCCGCTCCTTCAACATGGCCGCCACCGCCGTGGACGACGCCTTCGGGCAGATGTCCGGATATACGGCCATCGTCTTTGACGGCACCTACGATGTCCTGGATGCGCTGCGGCCCACGAAGCTCCCCTCGGTGGACGGGGACGCCGACGAGCGTCCCGAGACGCTGGGCGAGATGGTGGCCGCCGAGCTGGCGCGGTTGCCGCTGTCCATGCGCGAGCGGCCCGTCTACGCCTCGGATGTGCGCTCGTTCTACGAGGAGAAGGGTGCCGGCGTCCTCACGCTGAACCTGGACGATCTCGCCCGCTACGAGAAGCCGCGCATCCTCATGGCCGGCGACCGCAAGATCGGTGTCGTGGCCGTGGACTACTACGCCTCGGCTCGTCAGCTGGAAAAGCTGCACGACGAGCTCGCTTCCGCCGGCGCCGAGTCCTTCGTCTGCCTCGTGCCGCGCCTGAGCTGCCTTGCGAGCACCGACGACTTCAACGTGGTCATCGTCACCGACGACGACCAGGCCGAGCCCGGCCGCGGCGAGGGCGAGGGAAACGCGCACATCGTCTACGCCCCGGAGCGCGGGCAGGTGGGCGTCGTGCTGCTCACGTCCCTGAACGTCCCCTCCTCGAAGGTGTACGCCTCGCTCTAGCCCGTTCGCCGCTCCCGTGCGCGCAAATTCGCGGGCTTTGTTTCGGCTCAGTTAATTAGTCATCGTTTGGAAATTCCCCGTTCTATAATGCGGCGCGAAGGCGGAGGTGCATCGTGGCACCGCCGCGAGCCCTTTCCGCATAAAGGAGGTTCCTTTGAGCTACGTCGACAACGTCATCGAGCAGGTGAAGGCGAAGAACGCCGAGCAACCCGAGTTCATCCAGGCCGTCACCGAGGTGCTTCAGTCCCTCGAGCCGGTCATCGAGGCCCATCCCGAGTACGAGCAGGCCGCGCTGCTCGAGCGCATCGTCGAGCCCGAGCGCGTCATCATGTTCCGCGTGCCGTGGGTCGACGATAACGGCAAGGTTCAGGTGAACCGCGGTTTCCGCGTGCAGTTCAACAGCGCCATCGGCCCCTACAAGGGCGGCCTGCGCCTGCACCCGTCGGTGAACCTCGGCATCATCAAGTTCCTCGGCTTCGAGCAGATCTTCAAGAACAGCCTCACCACGCTGCCCATGGGCGGCGGCAAGGGCGGCTGCGACTTCGACCCGAAGGGCAAGTCCGATATGGAGGTCATGCGCTTCTGCCAGGCCTTCATGACCGAGCTGTTCCGCCACATCGGCGCCGACACCGACGTGCCGGCCGGCGACATCGGCACGGGCGCCCGCGAGATCGGCTACATGTTCGGCCAGTACAAGAAGATCAAGAACGTCTTCGAGGGCGTGCTCACCGGCAAGGGCCTTTCCTTCGGCGGCTCGCTCGCCCGCACCGAGGCCACCGGCTACGGCCTGGTGTACCTCGTGGAGGAGTACCTGAAGTGCAACGGCGACTCCTTCGACGGCAAGACGGTCTGCATCTCCGGCTCCGGCAACGTGGCCATCTACGCCACGCAGAAGGCCCAGCAGCTCGGCGCCAAGGTGGTCACCGTGTCCGACTCCACCGGCTGGGTGTACGATCCGGCGGGCATCGATGTCGCGCTGCTCAAGCAGGTCAAGGAAGTGGAGCGCGGCCGCCTCACCGAGTACGCCGCCCGCCGCGAGGGCGTCGAGTACCACGAGGGCCGCGGCGTGTGGGTCACCCCCTGCGACATCGCGCTGCCCTGCGCCACCCAGAACGAGGTGCACATGGAGGACGTCGAGAACCTCGTGAAGAACGGCTGCAAGATCCTCGCCGAGGGCGCCAACATGCCCACCACCCTCGAGGCCACCGAGTACGTGCAGGAGCACGGCATCGTGTTCTTCCCGGGCAAGGCGGCCAACGCCGGCGGCGTGGCCACCTCCGGTCTGGAGATGTCCCAGAACTCCGAGCGCCTCTCCTGGACCTTCGAGGAAGTGGACGCGAAGCTCAAGGGCATCATGGTGAGCATCTTCCACGCCATCGACGACGCCGCGAAGCGCTACGGGCACGAGGGCAACTACGTCATGGGCGCCAACATCGCCGGCTTCGAGAAGGTCGCCAACGCCATGATGGCCCAGGGCATCGTGTAGGAAGAGCCGCTCGCTGACGTTACGAACGACCTGTGGGTCACGTGAAAAGAACCCCGGTGAGAACGAACCGGGGTTCTTTTGCGTTCTAGAGGCCGGCCTGCTGCTTGCAGTCGGCGAGGGCCTCGGCGACGGCGGCCAGCTGCTTGCAGCTGGCGGGGATCTTCGAAGCTGCGATCGAGTAAAATAAAAAAGCACATTTTCCAACTTGTATGAGACGAGAAGTAAGGGGGTGTGGAATGCGGAAATAGAGTTTTACCAGTTCAAACGCTTGCTAATTTTCATACTTCATTTACGGAGCAATCAGTTTTAATCAGGTATCTTGGAAAATGTGCTATTTTGGACTCGCCTATTTGGAAAACATGCTTTTTTGAAAGCGGGAAATCGCGAATATGCTGAATCTGACCAAAAAAGCACGATTTCCAAAATAGAGGGATGGCTCGGCGATGATCGATGAGTGGTAAGATCCTCGTTGCTGTGCCCGCGCTTCAACACAGGGAATAGGTGGCCGAGCAGGCAATGATGGCTGACGGTCTTTCTCTTCTGCCGTTGGGGGTATCCAGCTGGTTTGCGACGAGGCCGGGCGAAAAGGC
Proteins encoded in this window:
- the uvrA gene encoding excinuclease ABC subunit UvrA; amino-acid sequence: MANEIVIKGAREHNLKDVDLTIPRDELVVITGLSGSGKSSLAFDTMYAEGQRRYVESLSSYARMFLGQMSKPDVDSIDGLSPAVSIDQKTTSKNPRSTVGTTTEIYDYLRLLFARVGVPHCPECGREIKKQTTDQVTDDILRLGDDAQGESTKAILMAPVVAGRKGEFTKLFADLQKEGFSRVRIDGEIVKLSGEPVTLNKKIKHFIDVVVDRVTLKESVQSRIAEAVELACKLAQGRVLVQVLGPDGKPLGEAGGTSSGATGGLGEGEHLFSLALACPEHGHSMDELQPRDFSFNAPYGACPDCLGIGSRDEVDPSLVVPDPSLTLNEGVIAPFKSGNYYPQVLRAVAQHVGTDADTPWEDMPKKAQKALLHGLGNEKVRVDYRTVDGRDTYWYIEWEGVLAAVKRRYTEAQSDAQREKLSAYFATVPCETCGGKRLKPEVLAVTVSDKSIHDVTEMSAAESLAFFEGLHFTGQAAVIALPIVKEIRERLRFLVDVGLDYLTLERATATLSGGEAQRIRLATQIGAGLMGVLYILDEPSIGLHQRDNERLIATLERLRDLGNTVVVVEHDEDTIRAADFVVDMGPGAGEHGGHVIAAGTPAEVMATEGSVTADYLSGRRRIAVPEARRKPGRGTLKMTGAKENNLQNVTLEVPIGTLTVVTGVSGSGKSSLITDTLAPALANRLNHAHRRTGPYRKITGLEKLDKVINIDQSPIGRTPRSNPATYIGLWDDIRALFASTAEAKARGYAPGRFSFNVSGGRCEACKGDGQIKIEMHFLPDVYVPCEVCNGERYNRETLQVTYRGKNISEVLDMTVEDALHFFENIPGIKRKLQTLFDVGLGYIRLGQPATTLSGGEAQRVKLASELQKRQSGKTFYILDEPTTGLHFEDVRQLLEVLQRLVDAGNTVLVIEHNLDVIKCADHIVDLGPEGGDRGGTIVAQGTPEEVAEVEGSYTGHFVKRMLEADRQRASAS
- a CDS encoding MFS transporter: MHKEELTDGQSLRGFALATIAFLAIFAATAIPIPLYADYQATIGLTTADISNTMFTYLTGVALTLLLAGRISDAFGRTPVTSLTLMLAIVGCIMFMMADSGAAVLAARFVQGLSAGLGMSAVSALVIDCVGEKHLGWGSTVASCGAMVGIMIGSVAVGVLYDVVPSIAVLYGIMIVILAVCLFLMPVVHEPLDQTLSLRAVMRVRVYIPTDNRRLFAVVAVCYLATWLVSCFYQSFSAPIAQQCFGETSPLAGSVILALIMAPSLLGGPLVQRFEPKRTLVVSMAAVTATTALMALFVLMGAELLFMADCALFSFAMGVAVSVSLRLLLLRVSVLRVSAILASVNLVAYAGSAITGVICGILLEATSFAFVFAAMAAVLVAASLFVTVCLRAPSEKKKDGRLTLSRFRKMKGMGESSAPEPATGEAAPEDASVAAPALI
- the gdhA gene encoding NADP-specific glutamate dehydrogenase, which codes for MSYVDNVIEQVKAKNAEQPEFIQAVTEVLQSLEPVIEAHPEYEQAALLERIVEPERVIMFRVPWVDDNGKVQVNRGFRVQFNSAIGPYKGGLRLHPSVNLGIIKFLGFEQIFKNSLTTLPMGGGKGGCDFDPKGKSDMEVMRFCQAFMTELFRHIGADTDVPAGDIGTGAREIGYMFGQYKKIKNVFEGVLTGKGLSFGGSLARTEATGYGLVYLVEEYLKCNGDSFDGKTVCISGSGNVAIYATQKAQQLGAKVVTVSDSTGWVYDPAGIDVALLKQVKEVERGRLTEYAARREGVEYHEGRGVWVTPCDIALPCATQNEVHMEDVENLVKNGCKILAEGANMPTTLEATEYVQEHGIVFFPGKAANAGGVATSGLEMSQNSERLSWTFEEVDAKLKGIMVSIFHAIDDAAKRYGHEGNYVMGANIAGFEKVANAMMAQGIV